A single Dechloromonas denitrificans DNA region contains:
- a CDS encoding energy transducer TonB produces the protein MNHAPSYADQQRDPRKHLIGISTVVVFHLLLVYALLNGLGRKVVEVLKAPLDVSIIEEIKTPPPPPPKIVKLQPKVSAPPPPAYVPKTETQVQAPTPPITTTAERHPEPPPAPPAPAPEPAKPAQVNIAVACPNHQSVPVDVPKQAIRMGLSGQVLAEFTVAANGDVKDIAIVQTSNSIFNQAAINAISRYRCTGQGREVRVRVPFVFRNE, from the coding sequence ATGAACCACGCACCAAGCTACGCGGATCAGCAACGCGACCCACGCAAACACCTGATCGGAATTTCGACCGTTGTGGTTTTCCATCTGCTGCTGGTATATGCCTTGCTCAATGGGCTGGGCCGCAAAGTCGTCGAGGTCCTGAAGGCGCCGCTCGATGTCAGCATCATCGAGGAAATCAAGACACCACCGCCTCCCCCGCCAAAGATTGTCAAACTGCAACCAAAGGTCAGTGCGCCACCTCCCCCGGCCTACGTTCCGAAGACGGAAACCCAGGTTCAGGCGCCGACTCCGCCGATCACGACGACGGCCGAACGCCACCCGGAACCGCCACCAGCCCCGCCGGCACCGGCTCCGGAACCGGCGAAGCCAGCCCAGGTGAATATCGCAGTAGCCTGCCCGAATCACCAATCGGTGCCGGTCGATGTGCCCAAGCAAGCCATCCGCATGGGCCTCTCCGGCCAGGTGCTGGCGGAGTTCACGGTTGCGGCCAATGGCGACGTCAAGGATATCGCCATCGTCCAGACCAGCAACTCGATCTTCAACCAGGCAGCGATCAACGCCATTTCCCGATACCGCTGCACCGGTCAGGGACGCGAAGTACGCGTCCGGGTTCCCTTCGTCTTCCGCAACGAATAA
- a CDS encoding MotA/TolQ/ExbB proton channel family protein: MFRLSTIRNFAAALFITLSSLGASHALAQAVQPAASVAAPETAAASAKETVDNPYGIDALWKGGDAVAKGTLAILLIMSFGSWLIIFTKLYEQQKLAKQGKKANETFWVAGGVEQAIDSLEPSSAYHFIARSGSEATANHRGLLGYIDLNDWIQLSIHRSIENIQSRLQDGLAFLATVGSTAPFVGLFGTVWGIYHALTAIGIAGQASIDKVAGPVGEALIMTAIGLAVAVPAVLGYNWLVRRNKSALDGIRTFGAELHAVLLGAAAERRDQRSPAVVQSIRAISF, encoded by the coding sequence ATGTTCCGCCTCAGCACCATCCGCAACTTCGCCGCTGCGCTATTCATCACCCTTTCCAGCCTCGGCGCGAGCCATGCCCTCGCCCAGGCCGTCCAGCCAGCCGCCAGCGTCGCAGCGCCCGAGACGGCAGCGGCCAGCGCCAAGGAAACCGTCGACAACCCCTATGGCATCGACGCCCTGTGGAAAGGCGGGGATGCCGTCGCCAAGGGCACCCTGGCCATCCTGCTGATCATGTCCTTTGGCAGCTGGCTGATCATTTTCACCAAGCTATATGAGCAACAGAAACTGGCCAAACAGGGCAAGAAGGCTAACGAAACTTTCTGGGTTGCCGGCGGCGTCGAGCAAGCCATCGATTCGCTCGAACCGAGCAGCGCCTACCATTTCATTGCCCGGAGCGGCTCGGAAGCGACAGCCAACCACCGCGGCCTGCTTGGCTATATTGACCTCAACGACTGGATTCAGCTCTCGATTCACCGCTCGATCGAGAATATCCAAAGCCGTTTGCAGGATGGTCTGGCCTTCCTCGCCACCGTTGGTTCGACCGCTCCGTTCGTCGGGCTGTTCGGTACGGTCTGGGGCATCTACCACGCCCTGACGGCCATCGGCATCGCCGGCCAAGCCTCCATCGACAAGGTTGCCGGCCCGGTCGGTGAAGCCCTGATCATGACCGCCATCGGCTTGGCCGTCGCCGTGCCGGCCGTGCTCGGCTACAACTGGTTGGTCCGCCGCAACAAATCGGCTCTGGACGGTATTCGCACCTTCGGCGCCGAACTCCATGCCGTGCTGCTCGGCGCCGCCGCCGAACGCCGCGACCAGCGCTCGCCGGCAGTGGTCCAGTCCATCCGTGCAATTTCGTTCTAA
- a CDS encoding substrate-binding periplasmic protein has product MISRVFIVLLIALGNLGTANAAGPDCSRPFTLALHDHGLLYSANTDTGIDKDVADELIRRSGCKVTTSVMARARIWQLIESGALDFSLSGISNAERDKFAGFAWYFSNKYYLLVNKNAGVRNQQDFEQNGKLQLGIIRSFRYSPSANRLVDKLQAADRVTQAGGLAPLYQTLMVNQIQGMIIEPFDYPTLEEKKIRDVSTIIEFNDPPVPHGLIMSKKALPAAEQEKWRALVNGMRADGTMRRIFEKYFKPDLAAAMVDF; this is encoded by the coding sequence ATGATTTCACGGGTTTTCATCGTGTTGCTGATCGCCCTCGGCAATCTCGGTACCGCGAATGCCGCGGGGCCCGACTGTTCCCGACCGTTCACGCTGGCCCTGCATGATCACGGCTTGCTCTATTCGGCCAATACGGATACCGGCATCGACAAGGATGTGGCTGACGAACTGATCCGCCGCAGCGGCTGCAAGGTAACGACCAGCGTGATGGCGCGGGCCCGGATCTGGCAACTGATCGAATCCGGCGCGCTCGATTTCAGCCTTTCCGGGATAAGCAACGCCGAGCGCGACAAGTTCGCGGGCTTCGCCTGGTACTTCAGCAACAAGTATTACCTGCTGGTAAACAAGAATGCCGGCGTGCGCAACCAGCAGGATTTCGAGCAGAACGGCAAGTTGCAACTGGGCATCATCCGCAGTTTTCGCTACAGTCCGTCGGCCAATCGGCTGGTGGACAAGCTTCAGGCGGCCGACCGCGTTACCCAGGCGGGCGGCTTGGCACCGTTGTACCAGACCCTGATGGTGAACCAGATCCAGGGCATGATCATCGAACCTTTCGATTACCCGACACTGGAGGAAAAGAAGATTCGCGACGTCAGCACCATCATCGAATTCAACGATCCGCCTGTGCCACACGGCCTGATCATGTCGAAGAAAGCTCTGCCGGCGGCCGAACAGGAGAAATGGCGGGCGCTGGTGAATGGCATGCGGGCCGATGGCACGATGCGTCGCATCTTCGAAAAGTACTTCAAGCCCGACCTGGCCGCCGCCATGGTCGACTTCTAG
- a CDS encoding SDR family NAD(P)-dependent oxidoreductase, which translates to MFKNIWRHLKKDRKIQFGPLALAFKFERSVSVTRNKKAHFKYASVRHQDWINNRDETVRIELNEQMGNSSLTPAAGSELALIVGVGPGFGYALARKLAKEGIAVVLASRNAKRLDDLVSEIQSAGGFACAYGCDATSEASVVDLFTKVSATHGVPQLVVYSLQSFGPGTVMDIELPAFEEGWKHNCLGSFLVARSAARLMHRAGRGSIILVGSTSSILGRAGHLNLAVGKFGQRALAQVLARELWPAGVHVAHLLIDADIREDNTDDEAGTSSDPQQIAETVFTLHRQPKTAWSSEMDIRPWNEQFWEHC; encoded by the coding sequence ATGTTTAAGAATATCTGGAGACACCTCAAGAAAGATCGAAAGATTCAATTCGGTCCCTTAGCTCTTGCTTTCAAATTCGAACGTTCAGTTAGTGTTACTCGAAATAAAAAAGCGCATTTCAAATACGCCTCGGTTCGGCATCAAGACTGGATCAACAATCGTGACGAAACCGTCCGAATCGAATTAAATGAGCAGATGGGCAATTCGTCATTGACCCCTGCGGCAGGTTCCGAGTTAGCCCTAATCGTTGGCGTCGGTCCGGGCTTTGGTTACGCTCTGGCAAGAAAGCTGGCGAAAGAAGGAATTGCCGTGGTATTGGCATCGCGAAATGCCAAACGGCTTGATGATTTAGTTTCCGAAATCCAGAGTGCCGGTGGATTTGCTTGCGCTTATGGATGCGATGCCACGAGCGAGGCGTCAGTGGTTGACCTGTTCACCAAAGTTAGTGCTACCCACGGAGTACCCCAACTGGTCGTTTATTCGCTCCAGAGTTTTGGACCCGGTACGGTAATGGATATCGAACTTCCGGCATTCGAAGAGGGCTGGAAACACAACTGCCTTGGATCATTTTTGGTAGCTAGAAGCGCTGCACGTTTGATGCACCGAGCGGGGCGAGGATCGATAATATTGGTCGGATCCACGTCGTCTATTTTGGGTCGAGCGGGGCATTTAAATTTGGCGGTTGGAAAATTCGGGCAACGTGCCCTCGCTCAAGTCTTGGCCAGAGAACTTTGGCCTGCGGGGGTGCATGTCGCCCATCTCTTGATCGACGCAGATATTCGGGAGGACAATACCGATGACGAGGCAGGAACATCATCTGATCCTCAACAGATTGCGGAAACCGTATTTACCCTTCATCGGCAGCCAAAAACTGCATGGTCCAGCGAAATGGATATTCGTCCATGGAATGAGCAATTCTGGGAGCATTGTTAG
- a CDS encoding CHASE domain-containing protein — protein sequence MAVLRLFLPPWIILIAMLGVTWLVWDHERQSIHKELRGQFDFALRDTVSRIEQRITAYEQMLRGVQSLLATTDLKNRQAIHDYVETLQLDANFSGIQVVGVIERLPSDQKAAHIAAMHRIGLADYTIHPEGDRETYAPVIQREPEIRSRHAPLGLDPWADPVRRQAMEKACDSGMPAITGKVQLAVNNEGDPKPGFIMYLPIFAQGQPRDSVAQRRASLIGWVYASFLMDDFMASLYGNEVDGLAFAIYDDAIPTAATLMYANDMPPSAPPLLIRGGLSTKEYMVVAGHTWTLTLATQDEFEARFGRNISFVIAVTGISLSLAMALLTWFMINGRARALRLAAGMTEELRHMAQHDPLTGLPNRTLFSDRVQHELAHAKRQAGHFALVFLDLDHFKPINDNYGHAIGDILLQQVAKRLQRALRASDTVGRIGGDEFVLLLAEVSGADAALALAEKIRHEIARPYSINGQDLTISCSLGVALYPNDGDDEISLTKSADEAMYQAKDSGRNSVCLALGGAAADVNEALEV from the coding sequence ATGGCTGTGCTACGCCTGTTTCTGCCGCCCTGGATCATTCTGATCGCCATGCTCGGGGTGACCTGGCTGGTCTGGGATCACGAACGCCAGAGCATTCACAAGGAATTACGTGGTCAATTTGACTTTGCGCTGCGCGACACCGTCAGCCGGATCGAACAACGGATCACCGCCTACGAACAAATGCTGCGCGGTGTGCAGAGTCTGCTGGCCACCACCGACCTGAAGAATCGCCAGGCCATTCACGACTATGTCGAGACACTTCAGCTTGATGCCAATTTTTCCGGCATTCAGGTCGTCGGAGTCATCGAGCGTCTTCCATCAGACCAAAAAGCAGCCCATATCGCTGCCATGCACCGGATCGGCCTGGCTGATTACACCATTCATCCGGAGGGTGATCGCGAGACCTACGCGCCGGTCATTCAGCGCGAACCTGAAATTCGTTCACGCCACGCCCCGCTCGGCCTCGATCCGTGGGCCGATCCGGTACGTCGGCAGGCGATGGAGAAGGCTTGCGATTCCGGCATGCCGGCGATTACCGGAAAGGTGCAACTGGCCGTAAACAACGAAGGCGATCCGAAACCGGGTTTCATCATGTATCTACCGATTTTTGCCCAAGGCCAGCCACGCGATAGCGTCGCCCAGCGGCGTGCCAGTTTGATTGGCTGGGTTTATGCCTCGTTCCTGATGGATGATTTCATGGCCAGTTTGTACGGCAATGAAGTGGACGGCCTCGCTTTCGCCATCTACGACGATGCCATTCCCACCGCCGCCACTCTGATGTACGCCAACGACATGCCGCCAAGCGCCCCGCCGCTGCTGATCCGGGGTGGCTTGAGCACCAAGGAATACATGGTCGTCGCCGGCCATACATGGACGCTGACGCTGGCCACACAAGACGAATTTGAAGCCCGTTTCGGGCGAAATATCTCTTTTGTCATTGCCGTCACCGGCATCAGCCTGAGTCTGGCGATGGCCCTGCTGACCTGGTTCATGATCAACGGGCGGGCCCGGGCCTTACGGCTGGCGGCCGGGATGACCGAAGAGTTACGTCATATGGCGCAGCACGATCCGCTGACCGGCTTGCCGAACCGGACCTTGTTCAGCGACCGCGTACAACACGAACTGGCCCACGCCAAACGCCAGGCCGGACACTTCGCCCTGGTGTTTCTCGATCTCGACCATTTCAAGCCGATCAACGACAACTATGGCCACGCGATCGGCGACATCCTGTTGCAACAGGTGGCAAAACGGCTACAGCGCGCACTGCGCGCCTCCGATACGGTCGGGCGCATAGGCGGCGACGAGTTCGTGCTGCTGCTGGCCGAGGTGAGCGGAGCGGACGCTGCGCTCGCCTTGGCCGAAAAAATTCGCCATGAAATCGCCCGGCCCTACTCGATCAATGGCCAGGACTTGACCATTTCATGCAGCCTCGGGGTAGCCCTCTATCCGAACGACGGCGACGACGAAATCAGCCTGACCAAGAGCGCTGACGAGGCCATGTACCAGGCCAAGGACAGCGGGCGAAACAGCGTTTGCCTGGCCTTGGGAGGCGCCGCGGCCGATGTGAATGAAGCGTTAGAAGTCTGA
- a CDS encoding TOBE domain-containing protein translates to MARWPASLLKRTEVSAETHESQQFERKKSMTIQLINARNQFKGTVKEIVLGPVVSEVEVDTPFGIVTSVITTRSVKDLDLKIGTDVLALVKSTEVSIAKL, encoded by the coding sequence ATTGCCCGATGGCCTGCTTCATTACTAAAGCGGACAGAGGTCAGCGCAGAAACACATGAATCCCAACAATTTGAAAGGAAGAAAAGCATGACTATCCAGTTGATCAACGCCCGAAATCAGTTCAAGGGCACGGTGAAGGAAATCGTGCTGGGCCCGGTTGTTTCCGAGGTCGAAGTCGATACGCCGTTCGGCATCGTTACGTCGGTCATTACAACGCGCTCCGTGAAAGATCTCGATCTCAAGATCGGTACCGATGTCCTGGCGCTCGTCAAATCGACCGAGGTGTCGATCGCCAAGCTGTGA
- a CDS encoding O-acetylhomoserine aminocarboxypropyltransferase/cysteine synthase family protein, whose amino-acid sequence MSDNIKREYRFETLQVHAGQQPAPGTNARAVPIYQTTSYTFNSADHGAKLFALKEFGNIYTRIMNPTTDVFEQRIAALEGGVAAVATSSGQAAQFLAITTIAQAGDNIVASSHLYGGTYNQFKVTLPRLGIKVKFVDGDNPEAFRAAIDVNTKAIYVETIGNPSFSVPDFEAISKIAHDNGIPLVVDNTFGAGGYIARPIDHGADIVVESATKWIGGHGTSVGGVVIDSGKFNWGNGKFPLFTDPAPGYHGLNFWEVFGTGGPFGNIAFAIRARVEGLRDLGPSLSPFNAFQLIQGLETLSLRVQRHVDNALELAQWLKAHPQVAWVEYNGLEDSPYHAKAQKYLRNGFGAVLNFGIKGGANAAQTFIDNVELASHLANVGDAKTLVINPASTTHQQLSDAEQKTAGVRPDLIRVSVGIEHIEDIKADFDHALRRSALNAAA is encoded by the coding sequence GTGAGCGACAACATCAAACGTGAATACCGCTTCGAAACGCTGCAGGTCCATGCCGGCCAGCAGCCGGCACCGGGCACCAATGCCCGCGCCGTGCCGATCTACCAGACGACGTCCTACACCTTCAACAGTGCCGATCACGGCGCCAAGCTGTTCGCCCTGAAGGAATTCGGCAACATCTACACGCGGATCATGAATCCGACGACCGACGTCTTCGAGCAGCGCATTGCCGCGCTCGAAGGCGGTGTCGCGGCGGTCGCCACCAGTTCCGGCCAGGCGGCGCAATTCCTGGCGATCACCACGATCGCCCAAGCCGGCGACAACATCGTCGCCAGCAGCCATCTCTACGGCGGCACCTACAACCAGTTCAAGGTCACGCTGCCGCGCCTCGGCATCAAGGTCAAGTTCGTCGATGGCGACAACCCGGAAGCCTTCCGCGCCGCCATTGATGTGAACACCAAGGCCATTTACGTCGAAACCATCGGCAATCCGAGCTTCTCGGTGCCCGATTTCGAGGCGATCAGCAAGATTGCCCACGACAACGGTATCCCGCTGGTCGTCGACAACACTTTCGGCGCCGGCGGCTACATCGCCCGGCCGATCGATCACGGCGCCGACATCGTCGTCGAATCGGCGACCAAGTGGATCGGCGGGCACGGCACGTCGGTCGGCGGGGTGGTCATCGATTCCGGCAAGTTCAACTGGGGCAACGGCAAGTTCCCGCTGTTCACCGATCCGGCACCCGGCTATCACGGGCTGAATTTCTGGGAAGTGTTCGGTACTGGCGGCCCGTTCGGCAATATCGCCTTCGCCATTCGCGCCCGGGTCGAAGGCCTGCGCGACCTCGGCCCCAGCCTGTCGCCGTTCAATGCCTTCCAGCTGATCCAGGGTCTCGAAACGCTGTCGCTGCGCGTCCAGCGCCATGTCGATAACGCCCTCGAACTGGCCCAGTGGCTGAAGGCGCATCCGCAGGTCGCGTGGGTCGAATACAACGGCCTGGAAGACAGCCCGTACCATGCCAAGGCCCAGAAATACCTGCGCAACGGTTTCGGCGCGGTGCTCAATTTCGGCATCAAGGGCGGCGCCAACGCGGCTCAGACCTTCATCGACAACGTCGAACTGGCCAGCCACCTGGCCAACGTCGGCGATGCCAAGACGCTGGTCATCAACCCGGCCTCGACGACGCACCAGCAGCTTTCCGATGCCGAGCAGAAAACGGCCGGGGTGCGCCCGGACCTGATCCGCGTTTCGGTGGGCATCGAGCACATCGAGGACATCAAGGCCGACTTCGATCACGCCTTGCGTCGCTCGGCCCTCAACGCGGCGGCATGA
- a CDS encoding ExbD/TolR family protein, with the protein MAMNIGSGSNSGDPEVMAEINTTPLIDVMLVLLIMLIITIPIQLHSVNLNMPVGNPPPPSAPPEIVKINIDQGGSVLWNGEVLSDPASLESRLASASAQAVQPELHIRPDKKVPYRHVAAVMSSVQRNGLTKVGLVGAEQFL; encoded by the coding sequence ATGGCTATGAACATAGGTTCAGGCAGCAATTCCGGCGATCCGGAAGTAATGGCGGAAATCAATACGACACCGCTGATCGACGTCATGCTGGTACTGCTGATCATGCTGATCATCACCATCCCCATCCAACTTCATTCGGTGAATCTCAACATGCCGGTCGGCAACCCGCCGCCGCCAAGCGCCCCGCCGGAGATCGTCAAGATCAACATCGATCAGGGCGGCAGCGTGCTCTGGAATGGCGAAGTGCTGAGTGATCCGGCTAGTCTGGAAAGCCGGCTGGCATCGGCCTCTGCTCAGGCCGTACAACCGGAATTGCATATCCGCCCCGACAAGAAAGTGCCTTACCGCCATGTTGCAGCGGTGATGTCGTCGGTCCAGCGCAATGGCTTGACCAAGGTCGGGCTG
- a CDS encoding ExbD/TolR family protein, with the protein MGMNVGTTENEDEVLSAINTTPLVDVMLVLLIIFLITIPVVTHTVPVELPKERSQPRITKPENINLSVGGNGRVYWNEREIGDQETLVSELKKVAVLDPQPEVQIRGDGGAPYEYVGKVVLASQRAGIIKLGFITEPPPRQ; encoded by the coding sequence ATGGGAATGAATGTCGGCACGACGGAAAACGAGGACGAGGTTCTTTCCGCCATCAACACCACCCCGCTGGTCGATGTCATGCTGGTCTTGCTGATCATCTTCCTGATCACCATCCCGGTCGTTACTCACACGGTGCCGGTGGAACTTCCGAAGGAGCGCAGCCAGCCGCGCATCACCAAGCCGGAGAACATCAATCTCTCGGTCGGCGGCAACGGCAGGGTCTATTGGAACGAGCGGGAAATAGGCGATCAAGAAACGTTGGTCAGCGAATTGAAGAAGGTGGCGGTTCTTGACCCGCAGCCCGAAGTGCAGATTCGCGGCGACGGCGGCGCCCCTTACGAATACGTCGGCAAGGTCGTCCTGGCAAGCCAGCGGGCCGGCATCATCAAACTCGGGTTCATCACCGAACCGCCGCCCCGCCAATAG
- the metX gene encoding homoserine O-acetyltransferase MetX: MTAFRISEKTEWLALGQPFVLESGEPLAGVEVAYRTWGQLSAAGDNAVIVCHALTGSADADDWWGDLFGAGKTLDPEKQFIVCANVLGGCYGTTGPASPAPDGQPWGARFPRVTVRDQVRLQMLLADHLGIRAIRFVIGGSMGGLQALEWAALDPQRVGAVVSIAATGRHSAWCAAWSEAQRLALAADPKFRNGHYDPADPPHGGLAAARAVAMVTYRSPASLAVRFGRASGRQVFAEQAHAPEEFAVRNWLRHHGQALTRRFDANSYLCLLEAMDTHDLGRNRGVYENALTQISQPVLVGSVITDALYVPGDQQNLAFLLPRGELFEIDSEHGHDGFLIDAANYEVRVRRFVDRLPGCAGSSGPTEKPAAEQPLASAASLKFAW; this comes from the coding sequence ATGACCGCTTTCCGTATTTCGGAAAAGACAGAATGGCTGGCCCTCGGCCAGCCATTTGTCCTCGAGTCCGGCGAGCCACTGGCCGGCGTCGAAGTGGCCTATCGAACCTGGGGCCAGTTGTCGGCGGCCGGTGACAACGCCGTTATCGTCTGCCACGCGCTGACCGGCTCGGCCGATGCCGACGACTGGTGGGGCGATCTGTTCGGCGCCGGCAAGACGCTCGATCCGGAAAAGCAATTCATCGTCTGCGCCAATGTGCTGGGCGGCTGCTACGGCACCACCGGCCCGGCCAGCCCGGCGCCGGACGGCCAGCCGTGGGGCGCGCGTTTCCCGCGGGTCACGGTGCGCGACCAGGTGCGTCTGCAGATGCTGCTGGCCGATCATCTCGGCATCCGCGCCATCCGTTTCGTCATCGGCGGTTCGATGGGCGGCTTGCAGGCGCTGGAGTGGGCGGCCCTCGATCCGCAGCGGGTCGGGGCGGTGGTCAGCATTGCCGCCACCGGCCGTCATTCGGCCTGGTGCGCCGCGTGGAGCGAAGCGCAGCGGCTGGCGCTGGCCGCCGATCCCAAATTCCGCAACGGTCACTACGACCCGGCCGATCCACCGCATGGCGGTCTGGCCGCGGCGCGCGCCGTGGCGATGGTGACCTACCGCAGCCCGGCCTCGCTTGCGGTGCGTTTCGGCCGCGCCTCCGGGCGTCAGGTATTTGCCGAACAGGCCCATGCGCCGGAGGAATTCGCCGTGCGCAACTGGTTGCGCCACCACGGGCAGGCGCTTACCCGGCGGTTCGATGCCAACAGCTATCTGTGCCTGCTCGAGGCGATGGATACCCACGACCTCGGGCGCAACCGCGGCGTCTATGAAAATGCGCTGACCCAGATCAGCCAGCCGGTGCTGGTCGGATCGGTCATCACCGACGCCCTTTATGTGCCGGGCGACCAGCAGAATCTGGCCTTCTTGCTGCCGCGCGGGGAACTGTTCGAGATCGATTCGGAACACGGCCACGACGGCTTCCTGATCGATGCGGCGAACTACGAGGTGCGCGTCCGCCGTTTCGTCGATCGCCTGCCCGGTTGTGCCGGCTCCTCCGGCCCGACCGAGAAGCCAGCGGCCGAACAGCCCTTGGCTTCCGCCGCCAGCCTGAAGTTCGCCTGGTGA
- a CDS encoding sigma-54 interaction domain-containing protein produces the protein MNRVLTFPDSQAHPLSIRAKAMVFNDPVSLDILNTTELIAPSEATVLIIGDTGTGKELIARHVHNRSGRSGPFVAVNCGAFSENLIEAELFGHEAGAFTGAQGQRQGWFEAAQHGTLFLDEIGDLPLAMQVKLLRVLQERQVVRLGSRKPIDIDVRLVAATNVDLVSAVEAGHFRADLYYRLNIATINLPPLRERPGDIIPLARHFVDSYRAKLHLGPIDFSSNARQAMIAYSWTGNIRELENVIHYALIVCRDGVIRSADLRLNERVPVLSSSRPFSVAEDDDGCRLSKAFREMFDENRDSLFEQVEETLVRLAFEHCDNNQVRTARLLGISRNILRAQLKRFGLLAKGNRAENPVDEIEGATLLELGVVEA, from the coding sequence ATGAACAGAGTTCTGACTTTTCCGGATTCACAGGCGCATCCGCTGTCGATTCGCGCCAAGGCAATGGTGTTCAACGATCCCGTATCGCTGGATATTCTCAACACCACCGAGCTGATCGCTCCCAGCGAGGCAACCGTGTTGATCATTGGCGATACCGGGACCGGCAAGGAGTTGATCGCCAGGCATGTGCACAACCGGAGTGGTCGATCCGGCCCCTTTGTCGCGGTCAATTGCGGTGCGTTCAGCGAGAACCTGATCGAGGCTGAATTGTTCGGCCATGAGGCGGGGGCATTCACCGGCGCCCAGGGGCAGCGGCAGGGGTGGTTCGAAGCGGCGCAGCACGGTACGCTGTTTCTCGACGAGATCGGCGATTTGCCGTTGGCCATGCAGGTCAAGCTGCTGCGCGTCCTGCAGGAGCGCCAGGTCGTCCGCCTTGGTTCGCGCAAACCGATCGATATCGATGTTCGTCTGGTCGCGGCAACAAACGTCGATCTGGTCAGTGCAGTCGAGGCCGGCCATTTTCGCGCCGATCTCTATTACCGCCTGAATATCGCGACGATCAATCTGCCGCCGCTCAGGGAGCGTCCGGGCGATATCATCCCGCTGGCCCGCCATTTCGTGGATAGCTATCGGGCCAAATTGCATCTCGGGCCGATCGATTTTTCCTCCAATGCCCGCCAGGCAATGATTGCCTACAGTTGGACCGGCAACATCCGCGAGTTGGAAAACGTCATTCACTATGCGCTGATTGTCTGTCGCGACGGCGTGATTCGTTCGGCTGACCTGCGCCTGAACGAGCGGGTTCCGGTGCTAAGCAGCTCGCGGCCGTTCAGCGTTGCCGAAGATGACGATGGATGCCGGTTGTCCAAGGCATTCAGGGAAATGTTCGACGAGAATCGCGATTCACTGTTTGAGCAGGTCGAGGAAACCCTGGTCCGACTGGCCTTCGAGCATTGCGACAATAATCAGGTACGTACGGCACGACTGCTCGGCATTTCCCGCAACATCCTGCGCGCCCAGCTCAAACGGTTCGGCCTGCTGGCGAAGGGGAACAGGGCGGAAAACCCGGTCGATGAGATAGAAGGGGCGACCTTGCTTGAATTAGGGGTAGTCGAGGCCTGA